One region of Channa argus isolate prfri chromosome 20, Channa argus male v1.0, whole genome shotgun sequence genomic DNA includes:
- the samd8 gene encoding sphingomyelin synthase-related protein 1 isoform X3, with translation MQTSCQFLPPLPRVFGQARKDQPASETEEMNLMPQSTAEMTHLSVRRWTPKHVAKWLKEEGFCDYVDLLCYKHRLDGTSLLTLSEYDLRSPPLELKVLGDIKRLMVSIRKLQKQNIDVLEELGFPFDGHSPTGSGGSLEWMCNGDPSRDCDSTDTAPVGEEYHQYTNGKFKQQTRRLDPEYWKTVLSSIYVVFVFGFTSFVMVIVHERVPDMRTYPPLPDIFLDSVPRIPWAFAMAEACGVILCNIWLLVLLLHKHRSILLRRMCSLMGTVFMLRCITMFVTSLSVPGQHLQCSGKMYGDMWAKLQRAVAIWSGFGMTLTGVHTCGDYMFSGHTVVLTMLNFFVTEFFLPPKYRHSPKLELYSHAVLGPQSLRHFLHPGCT, from the exons ATGCAAACCTCTTGCCAGTTCCTGCCGCCTCTGCCTCGTGTATTTGGTCAAGCTAGGAAAGATCAGCCTGCCAGTGAAACTGAAGAAATGAActtaat GCCTCAGAGCACAGCGGAAATGACCCATCTGAGTGTCCGTCGCTGGACACCCAAACATGTCGCAAAGTGGCTAAAGGAAGAGGGTTTCTGTGACTATGTGGACCTGCTATGCTACAAGCACCGACTGGACGGAACCAGTCTGCTCACCCTCAGTGAGTATGACCTCCGTTCACCGCCCTTGGAGCTCAAGGTGCTGGGAGACATCAAGCGCCTGATGGTGTCAATCCGCAAACTACAGAAACAGAACATTGACGTGTTGGAGGAGCTTGGTTTTCCCTTTGATGGTCACTCTCCAACAGGCTCTGGAGGAAGTTTGGAGTGGATGTGCAATGGAGACCCCAGCAGAGATTGTGACAGTACTGACACAGCACCGGTGGGAGAGGAGTATCACCAGTACACTAATGGGAAGTTTAAACAGCAGACGAGGCGTCTGGACCCAGAGTACTGGAAGACAGTGCTGAGCTCTATCtatgtggtgtttgtgtttgggttcACATCCTTTGTCATGGTCATAGTGCATGAGAGGGTGCCTGACATGCGCACATACCCTCCATTGCCAGATATCTTCCTGGACAG TGTGCCTAGAATACCATGGGCCTTTGCCATGGCTGAGGCATGTGGCGTGATTCTCTGTAACATCTGGCTACTTGTTCTGCTGCTTCATAAACACAG GTCCATCCTCTTGCGGCGCATGTGCAGCCTAATGGGAACAGTGTTCATGCTTCGCTGTATCACCATGTTTGTTACCTCCCTGTCTGTGCCAGGACAGCACCTGCAGTGCTCGGGAAAG ATGTACGGTGACATGTGGGCCAAACTGCAGCGAGCTGTGGCCATCTGGAGTGGTTTTGGGATGACCCTGACAGGGGTGCATACATGTGGCGACTACATGTTCAGCGGCCACACTGTGGTCCTCACCATGCTCAACTTCTTTGTAACAGAGT
- the LOC137105943 gene encoding dual specificity protein phosphatase 13A-like, with amino-acid sequence MQSTMNNVQETVAASPDTPSVKDLVKVLYGGKRFDNHVDEVWPNLFIGDMSVANDRYSLWKLGITHVLNAAHGKMHCQGSHDFYGSTVDYYGVPADDSLSFDLSRYFFPSAEYIQNALDTAGARVLVHCAVGVSRSASLVLAYLMIHHHYTLLEAISKVKEHRWIFPNKGFLKQLLVLDIKLRKTSLTHTT; translated from the exons ATGCAGTCAACTATGAACAATGTGCAGGAAACTGTTGCAGCTTCTCCTGATACTCCATCTGTAAAAGACTTGGTGAAGGTTTTGTATGGAGGAAAAAGGTTTGACAATCATGTGGATGAAGTTTGGCCTAACCTGTTCATTGGTGACAT GTCTGTGGCCAATGATCGCTACAGTCTGTGGAAGCTGGGAATCACTCATGTTCTGAATGCAGCTCATGGGAAGATGCACTGTCAGGGAAGTCATGACTTCTATGGATCCACAGTGGATTATTATGGAGTGCCTGCAGATGATTCACTGTCCTTTGACCTCTCTCGCTATTTCTTTCCCTCTGCTGAGTATATTCAGAACGCACTTGACACGGCTGGTG CTCGGGTTTTAGTCCACTGTGCAGTTGGAGTGAGCAGGTCTGCCTCCCTCGTCCTGGCCTACCTCATGATCCATCACCATTACACCTTACTAGAAGCTATTAGTAAGGTCAAAGAGCACAGGTGGATTTTCCCAAACAAGGGATTCCTCAAACAGCTTCTCGTTTTGGATATAAAACTACGCAAGACATC